AACCTGTCTACAATTACTCAAACAGCCTGCTGAAGTAAATCTTGCTCTCTGATTTGATCCCTGTGTCACAGGATCATATGTGGGTTGACGCAGTTTACGAATAAGAGCCATCTTGCGTTCTCTGCGCTGGAAGCCGTCTGTTTCCAGACACGAGAGGTAAGCGCTCCCCTGAAGACACACATTTAGTTTACACTGCCCTTATTATCAGAGTGAAATACAGAGGCCAAGTAAAATGGACAAGACCAAGGGCTGCATCATCATAGGGGGATGGAGTTTATTTAAATGACGTGATATTGTCTATTTTGTTTCCCCCCTATCATTTCCAAATGGTCTGATCATATGTGTGAGGTCAGCTGTATGAATTAATATCCCGTTTTCTTTCAGTTATGTAATTCATTCTCTTATTTTTCATTCCTTTATGCTAGATTATTTTTGGGTGAAAAAAATCCCATCTCTTCAAAAATAATCCTGCTCTCGACCTTTGACTGCTTGTTGAGAGAAATTGTATTGCTTGCGTTATGTCCTGATATTTGTTTGCAGATACTGGACGCTATGAATCAGGACAGCGGCATCCCTCTAACTCAGCTCCAGGTGGACGGAGGAATGACGTCCAACAGACTGCTAATGCAGCTGCAGGCGGACATTCTCTGTATCCCTGTTGGTAAGGTTTCCATTTATTCCCCTTCATTTAGTGATTACTTTCTTTTGATCTGCTCCTTGATTCGAACTTGAGTCACAAATGGTTCCAGTCTGCACACCATGTTTTCATGCttctatttgtgtttgttggagcGAGGATGCATCTCAGAGGAGACATGGTACCAACATCTTTTACTACTCGAACACAACCATTTGCTGGAAATGTACATCCCAGAATCACTGCAGATTtagtaataataaaacagaaccaATAAACTATTTTGTTTCTGATTTAGCCTCAGTTTTTAAATGATCCGTGTCTGTGGGTCTGATTTCCTTTTCCTGATTAGTTATTTAACCTTGTGTGTatcatgaaaaataaagtcagGGAGAGGACGCAATTGTTTATTAagcaagaaatgtttttattgttcgGGTAGAAGTTTAGTGTGCTAGATAATAATGTGAGATGGTTTATCCCTTTTCCCTAGAACATTCGGgctgaaatataatatataaaattataAGGCATTGCGATGATAACCAGTATATCCAAGGATCAATTTACAAAGCTTAACTCATTTGGGCACAGTTTGAATAATAGACCTACAAATGAATGCAGCACTTCCATGTatcagaaacagaaatattcatCCTTTCTCTTATGggaatctgtaaaaaaaattgaattgaattgtgcAAGTGCATTTTCTACACTACTCATTTAAGGGAAGCAGGGGGAGCTGGATCCAATCCCAGCAGACACAGGTGAGAGGGCGGTACATTCTTGCCAGGTACACCCACTGAGCGTCACGCCTAAATCAAAACTGAAGAGAGCGCACCCATTCTTTGCATAATAAATTCCTGCAGTGATCAAACCGGTTCCCGTCCGAAAGGTCACCCTGGTCTGAAAACTGATCTTTTACTTTATCTAATGCGAcaacatgtgttgtgtgtatttgctgaGCATCAAACTGTTAATATACTGGTTAATACTGTGATTTACCAATGCATTCCTGTCAGTGTAGCAGAATATACTTGTTGATCAAGCACAACTTTTATTTGTACAGATTCACAATTATTAATGTGCAGATATTTAGTACAGTTTGGACTCTGACTGTAATGCAAAACGACCTCTAAATATTTCCagacaaatttaaaatgaaaatggtgCTTTGAAGAAATATAAGGAAGAGTAGAACAAGCTGTGTAGTATTTCCATATGGCAGTTATTGGCTCTGTCATAACTGGCTAAATAAATTGGtcaattattgtttttcagtGAAGCCGTCCATGCCTGAGACCACAGCGCTCGGTGCAGCGATGGCAGCCGGAGCAGCGGAGGGTGTGAGCGTGTGGAGTCTGAGCCCCGAGGACCTGAGTGAAGTCACATCAGAGAAGTTTGAGCCTCAGATAAACCCTGAAGGTACGATGAGTGtacacaacaaagaaaagatgaGATGATGGCATTGTACACATCCTCAGTAGCTGCTGTGAAAATAAACGTAAAGATAAAAAGTTGATTTGGTCGGCAGAGAGCGAGTTACGGTACGCACGGTGGAAGAAGGCGGTTCAGAAGTCCATGAACTGGGAGACGACAGAGCCTGCTGGTAATGGAAACGGTAAGAAACACGTTATGCTCAAAACATCACGAGATGGTTGTTGAATTACAATAAAAGATTAGACAGTTGATGTAATACCACTGTGGACAGGTTACAACGAGCTGAACTACCATCTAGTTTCTACATAAATAAGCTCAGAAATCACACTGTATCGATGTAATAAAATACTGCACGCACAATCCTGTAAAAATGTCAGATCCCCATGAATATAAAATGGAAAGACCAATTTAAAATGACTAACTTgaattttgtctgtttttctgtctcatgtGCTCCAATCGTTGTCCCTTTCTGTTCTAACGACACAAAGGTGAAACGAGCATCTTCAGCAGCGTCCCCCTGGGCTTTTACATCATGGGCAGCATGTTGATGTTAGTGGGTGCTAAGTACCTTGCAGGTCAGTTTCTACCTCCATGTTCGTGAAGCATAAAGTTCTTGCATACACTGTTGGACTGGAGTAATTTCACTttagtaaatatgtttttagatGAAACTTCAGGTGTCAGGTATAAAGAATACAACAATTCTCGGAGTGGGTAATTCAGATTCTGGAGTATTTTGGGTAATTCTAAAGGACATGCATCTCTTTAAAAATCTTGACACTTGACACATGTCTAAAAAGCCGTCACAAGGAGCTGGTTGAAATGTGACCCTCCACATAAGAACAATGGACAACTTGACTTTCTAAGGACTAGAGCAGAACATTAACTCAGCCTtcctacaaaaacaaaaagaaccaGAACCATGTTAGGTACAACTGAGTAATCTTGATGTTTGCTTTGAGCATTGTAACGTCCACCTTTCTTTAAATGACACTTACATActgctttctttatttttatttccacattagGCCACAACTAGGTTTAGAATCCTGGAAGCTTTGCAGCAAAGAGGGAAAGTGGAATCAAACACTCTCTGAGCCGACCACCACTTCCAACCTCCATTCCAGAAGAACGCTTTTGCTGAATCTTACCATCGACTAGGGACATGAGGACGAATTTGAAATGACTAATGGGAATTCATTTTCTGTGTACATtaaaccagattttttttttttttttttttttgcatgcagtgtttttgtttttttgggtaCAATATTGCTACAGAAAAGTACGATTtgagtttatttgtatagaaaCTCTACAGATGGTAGTTCAGATTGTTTTAACCTTTCCAAAGTTAATTGACATCATCTCTCAGCTGTCATCTTGTGATGTTGTATTCCCGACGATGGTAAGTgataagattttattttttcttttgtcttgtgGGATCTGTGAACTAACAAGAGTATGTGAATATATATTCTAACAGTTAGGATTAagacaaatgaaatgtgaaaacaagtgAAGAAAGGAGCTGGAGTTAACGAACAGTTTGTTTTTGgtgaaaattatgttttttgttttaatttaatatttataaaaagttaatgtgttttgtgtaatGGGCAAACATGCAATGGAAACTCACAAAATCCAAAAAACCGCAAACATCCTTGAAGTACGAAGGAAgtaaatttgtttattttgattgAAGATTGAAAATGTTCATCTAAAGCTTTTTACAGCCTAGAAAGCTTTAATTATTTGTAAGGTCAcgatttaaaatggaaaatcGCAAATGATATTTATTGCCACTGAACTCTAAATATGCAAAAACCAACTGTAAACATTTTGTATGCATTCACTCTCAAATCAGTTTTATTAGACGAAGGGTTcaggacatttttttgttttatgaaacCATAGGAATTTCTGATTTATTCCACTGTGCTGTACAGTCCAGGTTTAAAGAATTAACCTTGAAGTAGTGGAAGTGAGTAAATGAATCTCAGTATTTACATTGTTGCCCaacatttgtcatgtttgtctACTGTGTGGAGTAGAAGTTGAAAGGAAACCAGTGCTTCCGTGTAAATGGGTATTATTTGAAAGAAATGGTTTATGTATTAATGTAtaaagttaaaggttcagtgtgaaagatttaggtgCAAGGGAtctattataaaataatctcaGTGAGTGTTTCATCTAAAACGTATGATTTGTTTGCTTTAACCTAGAatggacctttatatttaaatactttatattttcatctggaGCGGGTAggcctctgtttttttttttacagtagcccagattggacaaactaaacaccttttgagtttttatgacaactgaaagctaccacaggttttgAAGGGAAGGGTGAGTTGAGGGGGTattcaacttcaccactaaattctacacactgaacctttaatggaCGGTATGATGGCAATTGGTGTAAAGGCTTAAAGTGCACTTTTTGGATATATAACACattaattgatatttattaatgaaatgacaagtgtttaaaatgtgaaattggAGAAATGCACTTAATATGACCATATGAAAGCAGTGTACAGTCCTGTTCAGGTCCAAAACTAATTTTGATATTCACATGTCTTGACAGTCAAATGTCAGATGAGTAGCGAGGCAAGTAGCGAGGCAGCAACAGAGCGACAGGCATTGGTTGGATATCTGTTGGCTCTAAAATGAGGAAACTGTGTATCTGTCTGTTGTTGTCACAGAATGTAAGTTCGGAGCGTGGGACAATAAGTTGCATCAAAAAAACGTACTGGCTGTTCTAAAATATCAAAAGCAGACTgggaataaaaacattgattataGGTGTCGCTGATATTGACGTGTGTCTGAATCTATTTTTGCCATTTATTTCGAAAAATAAGAAGTCATtacttttttgttgttatgaCAAACTGGCATGTCATGGGCTGCATCTGGAGAAGAGCCAAGAAAAACCAGATCTTTCTTTGAGGGGAAACCCTAACATGTAGGCGCTGTTGACAGGGGAGTGGTTCATACCAACGGCAATGTCAAGTGAAGTGTATACATCTGGAACAACTGCAGGACGAAGAACCTGTTAGTCTTTAGTATATATTCTATGGATACTTTGAAAGGAAACATGCATTCAAATCAATGTAACATTCACCTTGAGTATTTATTAGCTGGATCAGCATTCCATTTAATGGgtcaatgcttttattttgaaaccgcCTCACTCTCCTAGGTGAGCTATCAACCAGGAAGTTGTattgtttttgctgttgttcCTCATTTCTGATCTTGTCTAGCAGAAGGGTGCGGACAGGTTAGGCGGATCATTAATGCTCTACGCTTCACTTCAGAGAGGCTGTTAACATTGCAGGATTTTGAGGGCGAAGAGAAACTTCAGGTGGTGAAAGTCAACAAATGACTTCTTAAACCATGTTGGATCCAGGATTGAATGGCACCTCAGGCCTCAGCCACAATTATGAAGGTCAGTTACTGCACAGGACACTGTTTTCATGATGGGTGGGGGGCAAGGCAGTTCACCTCATACTTTCATCTTGAACACTTCAAAAACTGACCAGGTGGTTTTATTACAGCAGTCTTCTATGTATGTCATTATAAATAATTGGTCTTTATAATTACTAACTTAACTAATAATTATCTTGTGGTTTGAATAggtaattattattaatgtaaTATTAACAATAGTATACTTGTACTTCCATACTGTCATGCTCCAAAAATTGAATGTCCTATAAGGGGGTGGGTCAAAAGAAGTTTCACGTCTGCGATTTAAATTTATAGAAAAGTTTCATAGAAAAAAcatgtattacatttttatcttgtttgttttacataCAATCACATAAGACGACAAGACGTGTTAATAATCACACATTTAATGCTCTCAACACCCATCAGTGTACAGAATACATTTTTCCTTGGGGGGGAGTAACTAAATACATATACTCATTCGCTGTCTGTAGGATACACACAGGTTAAAACTATTTGGATTATACTTACTATATAGTATTGTTGCCTGGGTAATTAAATCTGTGATAACATGCCATcgtttacttgtttgttttgtgattttGCAAAGTAGCTAATGTTAGATCACAAGAGTCCATCCAGGCAACCATGCAGAGGACCAACACGGTGAAAGAGCTGCTAATGTTGAAACGCCAGGTTAGTGACAAAGTTTAATCTTGTGTGAGTATGTGTCAATGTTGACATGAGGGATATGAGGAAGGTCACTTCACAGATAAGAAAATAGTTTAAGATAAGTATGGAAATCATTCAAGTGTTTGTATATATTACATTCACATGCTTACATAAATGTACTGAGTAGTAaaaaccatttgaaaatgattctcTTTCAGAAATGGAACTGCTCAAAGGAGGACAACTGCATGGAGCATACATTTAAATCTGCGAAACAGGAAACTTGTACTGGTGATGCGAGTCCGCACACGTTGGGCCCTCATGTACCAGTAAACCCAAATACCCCCACTCATTTCCCTCCTGCGTGTCCTGACAGTGTTCACTTAAAGCACATGCAGAGTCCGGCTCATTGGGGAAACGTGGCTCAGACTGCTGAGATCAAAATATCTCTGTTTTACTGGCAAATACAGCAAGCAGAACAGAAAGTTGGAGACATTTCCCCTGAGCTGCTCACCTGGCAAGATGCAGATGGTGACACGTATGTATGGATGATGAAAAGGCGATTTAGTAAAGTCTACAGTGCAACATTGATATCATTTGCATGTGGTTTTACTGACATTTCCTTTCCCAACTGCCAGGTATCTGCACATTGCTGTGGCGCAAGGGAGACGGGCTCTGGCTTATGTGCTTGCTGGAAAAATGGCAAAATGTGGCGCTTTGGATGTGAAGGAGCACAACGGCCAGGTACACACTCTTGACCAATTTGTGTCCATCCGACTTCAACATGTTTGCGTGATTCATGTAATTTTTGTCCACAGACAGCTCTTCAGATAGCCACTGCCATCAATCATCACTTAATTGTCCGTGACCTGTTAGCGCACGGAGCACAAATCAACACTCATGACTTCTGGGGCCGGTCGcctttgcatgtgtgttctgAAAAAGGCCACTTTCTCAGTCTTCAGGTAACAAGTCTGTGTCAGTGCGTCACCACAAGTCATGCAGCTTTCACTTACTCACTTGTTGAACTGAGGTACTTGATCTGACATTTGAGCTCTTTGACTCGGGTACCTCTGTTGAAAATTGGTTGACTTAAACCCACATCTTGAAATCTAGGAGCTTTAAACCATCTGAGCCAGTTGACCAGACAGCTGCATCATCTGTCATAGAGCCTTTGACTGTCTACCTATAAACTGATAATTTGTGTATCCACAGACTATCTGCAACAGCTTTTTCGAGAGTGGGCAAACCATGGATGTTGACATCTTCAATTATGATGGTgagaatgttttatttgaaagaaaattCTATGTTGCAAATGTCAAATGTCCTTGTGATTGAATAcaactcttctctctctggagGTCTAACCCCGCTCCACACGGCAGTTTTGTTTCACAACAAAGTCATTAAAGAGCTAAGGCCTCTGGAAAGTCCTTGTTCTTATCTGGTAATAGagctgatgcagaggaaacacatgtTTATTAAATGTATACAGACTCTGCTGCTCATGGGTGCGTCCCTCACAACCAAGGTAACTATTTCAACTACTTCATGATTAAGATGAAGCGATAAAAAGGTCAAACTTCAAATATTACCTGGCTTGTGCTGTGGTGCTCCTTGCTTCATTCCAACAGGATCTCAAAAGTGGGCGGACTTGTCTTCACATGGCTTCTGAGGAGGCAAACATGGAGCTGCTGCAACTTTTTCTTGACCAGCCACAGTCACTGTCCGTTGTAAATGTTAAggtaagtcacacacacaaagactcttCAGAAATGTTTAATTGGCTGCTAAAATCGTAAAGGTTTAGAAAACTGAGAAACGTATCGTTTCAGACATTCAGTGGAAACACTGCCCTGCATATTGTCAGTGCTTTGCAAAATCATAAAAGCCAAGTTGAAGCGGTGAAGCTGCTGATGAGAAAAGGAGCTGACCCCGGAGCCAGGAATTATGAAAATGAGCTGCCATCTCAGCTGGTGCCTGGAGGACCCATTGATGAAAAGGTCGGCTTTGAAATGATGCATGAAAAACAGGCAGAATTCAATGTTGTATTGTGACACGCTGATAATTGtacttctgtgttttcctcaggTGCGGCAGATCCTGAAGGGGAAAGGGGTGTACGCttaaatgcacaaaaacactgtCAGTCAGACAGTCCACTCTATAAAACTATTTGCCAAAGTAAGGCAGATGCTGGTTGTTTCAGTGAAACATGCCTGAGTGTTCATTACCATGTAATGCTACAAAAAAGTAAAGCTTTGACTTGTATGTAACTGTTTTTTTTAGGCTGATAGTTTACAATGATACTTAAGAATTGTGATCACAGTCTTGCAACAATTGCTGacattatttttgtaaaaaaaaaaaaagggttaacgagggttttttctttaaaactgtgGTGATAACACTGTTGTACCTATTATTAATCCATGGTATAATGTCATCATTTGTCCTGTTGAAAATAGAACTGGCTTTGAAAATACTTATAGTTAACATGATTTGTTTTgtaatattactattattgttgATCATGTTGAGACATCAGATAATcacatcattttattattttcttgtgaaacggtttttagttttaaagatttaagaTTGTTAACCATTGTTAAATCCATTCTGGAGCAATTTTGTATTCTCAAAATGCTAGAAATGAACAAGATAAATGGAATgtctgttaaaataaataaagtagttATCATTCAGTCATGAAAACGTCATTGTATAGTATGATGTCCAACATGACGTAAAAGCATCTTAGTATGACAATAATGATCAGCTTTTCATTGTCATTAATATCAAAGTaacaccaaagtgctgctcattgtgggaactgttgggtttctctatattaaataagattttgaGGTGTTGattttctatgtaaagtgccttgagataatgtataatAGGATTTggcacaatacaaataaaattgaattgaaacaaTAACTGAGGTGAGCGTGCTTCGTCACTTCCGTTTCCACTTCCTGGTCTGAGTTGTTTGTGTCCATACTCCGGCTGCTGCTCGCGTCTCCTCCGCAGACTGAACTTTACCGTCCTGCTGACCCTGGGAGGCGGGTTTCGAACCATGTTCACTCTGCCACTGTTGTTCACATTGCTTTGGTCCCTCTCTTACTGATTCACGGATTTGACACGCGGTGTCTGGGGTTAGATGAGCAGCTGAGCTAATAGCGGCTATCGCTAGCTTCTCCACGCGGGTCACGCCCCCTCCTTTAGTAAACACGGTGCTTTtattaaatagaataaaattctGTGACTGTttgagcaaaaaagaaaaaggctgcAGATTTAATGTCATATATTATGAATCTGTCAAGTTTCAGGAGGTTTGgagtttttaatgaatgaatgaaactcTTTGCTCTCTTCGCCACTTTTCGTTACAGCATCAATAACTTGCtcatatttcatattgtttgaGAAGATCCTCAAGAGGCGACAATTGTTAAGTAAAATATGTTTATCACCtctttaatttatattaatatttaacaagTTATAGATGCCTTAATGTAAAAGTTTCTACAGTAAAAGTTCTTGAAAGTTGAAGAATAGATAGCAGAGGTCATTCCCGAactagggatgtcacgatattacattttggtgccacgattgttaaaagaggaaatatcacggtttcacgatgtTCTACGAGTATTGACACTATAAAGGGAAAAAGACGCACAAGAAACAATATATGGcgaatatatagctaatgaagtgaatttgtgtttcctgacaTCATAAGCGGTGTAGCTGTACGGGACTTTTATTGTGGTGGGTCATCGACGGAAGTGGTTCTGTTTGGGGAGCAAGTTGTTGAAAAGTAAACATTGAAACTGTCCTGGTTCAAGCTcacattcttcatgtccttattGTACTGTGACTTCTCACTATAGGTGGTAAAAGTCTCAGCTACATTTCTGATGGTTAATAGGAAACAAAGAGCCTCGCTcactttttgtgtctttttgatTTGTAGTTCACATGAATCAATTcagtgtgtgaaagtgagcattTAGAATGAATGTGTCAATTTATTCATCAATATCTTTAGCATCACTTGACACATAttggcaattaaaaaaacaatgaagccTCGAACCAGGTATGGACAcgcctctgacacaggagtcgtTTCCTGGACCTCAGGATGTGTTATTGGAGTACGACTTGGAAGTACTCTCAACTCCAAACATGACATTTGTACTGCACCAGACTCATCACACAGCTTTAGTACATTAAGATGATATAGAGTAAAAAAAGGAACATGAATATAACAATATGGAAGGACTGAGACATGTCAGCTTGTTCCAGTTGTTGGTTTCACTTGTATAGATCTGTTCCAGAGTGGAGGTTCTTCTGTCACAAACTATCTGTGACaagtgtttgaatgaaaagaagatgaaaataaCAGACGACTTCAAATGATTCAGATGAATTTAGATCATGTGGGACATTAATGAGGGACACAAAAacttctgtctgtttatttcctgtatCAGTGTGGACATCACGTGACCATTAACCCCATGACTTTTATATGTGATTTCAGATAACATGTTAACGTATgactttttaaagatattttagacgacatgctaacatatgtttatttatggtATGTCAATAATGTTATTCCTCTGAGTCCAAATAGACTGTGTCCACACGAAGccactttgtctgtttgtgtgtaggcTGGAATTGCACGACGTAGCATTTTGTTTCAACCAAGTATTTGAGAGCAAAAGAGAAGCAGCTCGAGTTAAAGTGCTGCAATGTGATT
The genomic region above belongs to Paralichthys olivaceus isolate ysfri-2021 chromosome 24, ASM2471397v2, whole genome shotgun sequence and contains:
- the nfkbiz gene encoding NF-kappa-B inhibitor zeta isoform X1: MLDPGLNGTSGLSHNYEVANVRSQESIQATMQRTNTVKELLMLKRQKWNCSKEDNCMEHTFKSAKQETCTGDASPHTLGPHVPVNPNTPTHFPPACPDSVHLKHMQSPAHWGNVAQTAEIKISLFYWQIQQAEQKVGDISPELLTWQDADGDTYLHIAVAQGRRALAYVLAGKMAKCGALDVKEHNGQTALQIATAINHHLIVRDLLAHGAQINTHDFWGRSPLHVCSEKGHFLSLQTICNSFFESGQTMDVDIFNYDGLTPLHTAVLFHNKVIKELRPLESPCSYLVIELMQRKHMFIKCIQTLLLMGASLTTKDLKSGRTCLHMASEEANMELLQLFLDQPQSLSVVNVKTFSGNTALHIVSALQNHKSQVEAVKLLMRKGADPGARNYENELPSQLVPGGPIDEKVRQILKGKGVYA
- the nfkbiz gene encoding NF-kappa-B inhibitor zeta isoform X2; protein product: MLDPGLNGTSGLSHNYEANVRSQESIQATMQRTNTVKELLMLKRQKWNCSKEDNCMEHTFKSAKQETCTGDASPHTLGPHVPVNPNTPTHFPPACPDSVHLKHMQSPAHWGNVAQTAEIKISLFYWQIQQAEQKVGDISPELLTWQDADGDTYLHIAVAQGRRALAYVLAGKMAKCGALDVKEHNGQTALQIATAINHHLIVRDLLAHGAQINTHDFWGRSPLHVCSEKGHFLSLQTICNSFFESGQTMDVDIFNYDGLTPLHTAVLFHNKVIKELRPLESPCSYLVIELMQRKHMFIKCIQTLLLMGASLTTKDLKSGRTCLHMASEEANMELLQLFLDQPQSLSVVNVKTFSGNTALHIVSALQNHKSQVEAVKLLMRKGADPGARNYENELPSQLVPGGPIDEKVRQILKGKGVYA